Sequence from the Thermocaproicibacter melissae genome:
ATTTGCGGAGCGTATTTTTGAATCAGTTCTTCCGCCAGCTGCCGTGCCTGCATTTTAAGCTCTTTGACTTCCGCGGGTGAAAAATTTCTTGCGTTTTCTTTCCGCTCACGCTGGCGCACCAGCTGCTTTTCAATCCATTTGCGGTGCTTTTCGAGAAACGCGTGAATTTCCTTGTCGCTTAAAAACAGCGGTGCTTTGACAAGCACGCGAAGGTCTTTCCCGACCGAAACGGCAAGCGTTTTTCTTCGGGAGCGCTGAACCTCAACCGGTATGTCCATTTCCTTCACCACGCTTTTTCTGTTGTTATGACAAAAGGGACCTGCGAAACAGGTCCCTTTTCTATGATCTTGCTTAGAATTATTTCACCATGCTGGCGATTTCCTCTGCAAAATTATCCTGGCGTTTTTCAAGGCCTTCGCCTTTTTCAAATCTTAC
This genomic interval carries:
- a CDS encoding M48 family metallopeptidase codes for the protein MDIPVEVQRSRRKTLAVSVGKDLRVLVKAPLFLSDKEIHAFLEKHRKWIEKQLVRQRERKENARNFSPAEVKELKMQARQLAEELIQKYAPQMGVKPTGLKITSAVTRWGSCSGKNSICFSYRFALLPKEAAEYIVVHELAHIRVKNHGPRFYEQVRRILPDYKERIALLKQAQCSLGL